One Tachyglossus aculeatus isolate mTacAcu1 chromosome 18, mTacAcu1.pri, whole genome shotgun sequence DNA segment encodes these proteins:
- the NIPA2 gene encoding magnesium transporter NIPA2: MSQGRGKYDFYIGLGLAMSSSIFIGGSFILKKKGLLRLARKGSMRAGQGGHAYLKEWLWWAGLLSMGTGEVANFAAYAFAPATLVTPLGALSVLVSAILSSYFLTERLNLHGKIGCLLSILGSTVMVIHAPKEDDLETLNEMSHKLGDPGFMVFATLVVIVSLILIFVVGPRHGQTNILVYITICSVIGALSVSCVKGLGIAVKELFAGKPVLSHPLAWILLLSLIVCVSTQINYLNRALDIFNTSIVTPIYYVFFTTSVLTCSAILFKEWQHMAADDVIGTLSGFLTIIVGIFLLHAFKDVSISLASLAVSFRKEERAVNGGLSGLYECHSNDEGSVSPITEQQLTEINISRRNGNLAAF; encoded by the exons ATGAGCCAGGGCCGGGGGAAGTATGACTTCTATATCGGCCTGGGGTTGGCTATGAGCTCCAGTATTTTCATCGGAGGGAGCTTCATCTTGAAAAAGAAAGGTCTCCTCCGGCTAGCCAGGAAAGGATCGATGCGAGCAG GTCAAGGTGGCCATGCCTATCTTAAGGAGTGGCTGTGGTGGGCTGGACTTCTGTCAA TGGGAACCGGTGAAGTTGCCAACTTTGCTGCTTATGCATTTGCTCCTGCTACATTGGTGACTCCTTTAGGAGCTCTCAGCGTCCTTGTAAG TGCCATTCTTTCCTCATACTTTCTAACCGAAAGACTCAATCTCCATGGAAAAATTGGGTGTTTATTAAGTATTCTGGGGTCAACTGTTATGGTCATCCATGCTCCAAAAGAAGATGATCTAGAAACATTAAATGAAATGTCCCACAAACTAGGTGATCCAG GTTTTATGGTCTTCGCCACCCTTGTCGTCATCGTGTCCCTGATATTAATTTTTGTGGTGGGACCTCGCCACGGACAGACCAATATCCTCGTTTACATAACGATCTGCTCAGTGATCGGAGCCCTGTCCGTCTCCTGCGTGAAAGGCCTGGGCATTGCCGTGAAGGAACTGTTTGCCGGGAAGCCCGTGCTGAGCCATCCACTGGCCTGGATTCTGCTGCTGAGTCTTATCGTTTGTGTAAGCACACAGATTAATTATTTAAACAGGGCCCTGGATATATTCAACACCTCAATCGTGACGCCGATATACTATGTGTTCTTCACTACGTCTGTTTTAACGTGCTCAGCCATTCTCTTCAAAGAATGGCAACATATGGCTGCTGATGACGTAATCGGCACATTGAGTGGCTTCCTGACGATCATTGTGGGAATCTTTTTACTGCATGCCTTTAAAGATGTCAGCATTAGCTTAGCCAGCCTGGCCGTGTCCTTTCGGAAAGAGGAACGGGCGGTGAATGGTGGGTTGTCCGGCCTGTATGAATGCCATAGTAATGACGAAGGAAGTGTATCTCCCATCACTGAACAGCAGCTTACTGAAATCAACATCTCCCGGAGAAATGGAAACCTGGCAGCGTTTTGA